In Melanotaenia boesemani isolate fMelBoe1 chromosome 18, fMelBoe1.pri, whole genome shotgun sequence, the following proteins share a genomic window:
- the si:ch73-206p6.1 gene encoding phospholipid scramblase 1: MNMYAVPSPGIPGCPPGLEYLTQVDQLLIKQKVELVEALVGFESNNKYEVRNSMGQNVFYAVEENDCLSRQCCGPLRSFNIHVLDNFGQEVITVTRPLKCMSCFFPCCLQELEVQAPPGNTVGYVIQQWHPFSPKFIVANEHNEPVLKIHGPFCGWSCLPDVDFEILTMDEVSKIGKISKQWTGLLREAFTDSDNFGIQFPMDLDVRMKAVMIGACFLIDFMFFETTN; encoded by the exons ATGAACATGTACGCTGTGCCCAGCCCGGGAATACCAGGCTGTCCACCAGGATTAGAATACCTGACACAA GTGGATCAGCTCCTCATCAAACAGAAAGTCGAGCTTGTTGAAG CACTAGTTGGTTTTGAAAGCAACAACAAATATGAAGTTCGAAACAGCATGGGTCAGAATGTCTTCTACGCCGTTGAGGAGAATGACTGCCTGAGTCGACAGTGCTGCGGCCCCCTGCGCTCCTTCAACATCCACGTCCTTGACAACTTTGGCCAAGAGGTCATCACCGTCACCCGGCCGCTTAAGTGCATGTCCTGTTTCTTCCCATGCTGTTTACAAGAG CTGGAGGTGCAGGCCCCCCCTGGGAACACAGTGGGCTATGTGATACAGCAGTGGCACCCGTTCTCCCCTAAGTTTATTGTTGCAAACGAACACAACGAGCCCGTTCTGAAGATCCACGGGCCCTTCTGTGGATGGAGCTGCCTTCCAGATGTTGACTTTGAG ATTTTGACAATGGATGAAGTCAGTAAGATTGGGAAAATCAGTAAGCAGTGGACAGGACTGCTGCGGGAAGCATTCACAGATTCAGACAACTTTGGTATCCAGTTTCCCATGGATCTGGATGTGAGAATGAAGGCTGTAATGATCGGAGCGTGTTTTCTCATT GATTTCATGTTCTTTGAAACCACTAACTAG